GACACGAAGGGACCTCATGCTCCCCGGCAGAGCGGCACAGCAGGGCTTGGCCCCTGGCACCAAAAACAGGGGCTGAGCAGGGGTAGGGGGAACCCCAGGGACCGGTGACAGGGGCAGGTCAGATGTGGGCACCCCACAGCTACCATGGCAATAGTAGAAGATAAAACTAGAAGGGTACACAATCCAGCGTTCCCAGCCCAGCTCCTGGAAGGAGACGTTGACCGCAGCTCGATGGCAGTGGGCATGCGCAGCGGGTTCCTCTGGCGGCCTCTGCAGCAGACGCAAAGCCGCAGGAGACCAAGGCCAGGCCATCGAGGGAGTCGAACGGCGGGCCCTCTCCCCCGCAATGGGTGGTCTAGCCCTAGTGTGGGCCACCAGAAAAGGCGTGGTCTCGGGCCGGGCTGAGCAGGAACAGAGTGGGCATCGAAGCAGTAATGCAAGGATGGGGTGGGTCagcagagggagggcagaggcctCCAGGTGCAGTACAGCCCAGCGAGGAGGGCCCTGTCCCCAGGTCACAGGCACAGCCGTGGGCCCCCCAGATGACAGCACCAGCAGATCTAGAAGGGGCGCAGAACTATTGGAGGCCACTGTGTTCTTCCTGTCTAGCCCCGTGTGGAACCACAGCTGGGCTGAAGTCACCTGGTGGCTGCGCATGTGTTGGGATGGCCGGAACACATAAGTGAAGAGGCCTTCTTCAGCCTCCTGGGCAAGCCCTCCAGCAGCTGGCTGGTCCTCACAGGTGGCACCTGCAGGGgacagaaggggaaagagagggcAACCTTGATTTGTAGGACTGGAACCACCTCCACTTCCATGAGAAGAACATGGAGGACATCCCTCAGTGCTGACTAGGTCTCCAACACTGCTGAGTGCCTAGACCCAGACACTCTCTGGAGTCTTGGGGAAACTGACAGAGGCTCCCCAATTTTCTATTCATCATCAAAACAAGACATTGGCAATCTCTCTTCTAAGCGGTTTTACCAATTAATATAAACAGCCACGTGTAAGAGTCCATTTCATTCTCTCCACTCCACCCTCCGGTACACTGGCAAGCCTCATGTTAGTGCTCATCAGATTCACATAGTGATTATGTTGGCTACTGTGTATATGGATCTGCGTTATGTTGCTTTTGATATAGCTCGGCATGTCAGAAACTTAATATGATAAATTCCCTGAAGTAACTGTATTTTTAAGAACAGGTTACAGGGCGGGGAGACAGCTCATTTGGTAAAAATGCTTGTTTCTTGAGCATTAGGACcgaagttcagtccccagcacccacatggaaagcT
The nucleotide sequence above comes from Peromyscus eremicus chromosome 13, PerEre_H2_v1, whole genome shotgun sequence. Encoded proteins:
- the Inha gene encoding inhibin alpha chain, which codes for MVIQTSLLLLLLLTLQDGDSCQGPEVVRELVLAKVKALILDALGPPAVAGEGGSPEIRRLPRRHALGGFMHRTSEPEEEDVSQVILFPATGATCEDQPAAGGLAQEAEEGLFTYVFRPSQHMRSHQVTSAQLWFHTGLDRKNTVASNSSAPLLDLLVLSSGGPTAVPVTWGQGPPRWAVLHLEASALPLLTHPILALLLRCPLCSCSARPETTPFLVAHTRARPPIAGERARRSTPSMAWPWSPAALRLLQRPPEEPAAHAHCHRAAVNVSFQELGWERWIVYPSSFIFYYCHGSCGVPTSDLPLSPVPGVPPTPAQPLFLVPGAKPCCAALPGSMRSLRVRTTTDGGYSYKYEIIPKLITQHCACI